The candidate division WOR-3 bacterium sequence TTTTCTTGTCTGTAATACAAAAGAAGCTTCTGATTCGGTGTTTAGGCTCGGTAGCATAAAAAGAGTTGAATGCAGGAAAGCAGCAGAGAAAAGGTTTTCACGCAGAAAAATGGCAGTTGAATACGTAGATGTCTATAAAAGAATATTTCTAAAGGGAAAGACCGATGAAAAGACAGACAATCAAAAGATTTGACGGCAACCCCATACTGACGAAAAAAGACGTTCCCTACGAGGTCGAAACCGTTCACAACGCGGGTGTAGTGAAGAGAAGAGATAAATACATCATGCTCTTCCGGTCACACAGAAGAAACGGCAGGTCAATCATAGGGATAGCCGACAGCTTGGACGGTTACCATTTCACGGTCAGGGAAAAACCTTTTATCGTCCCGGCTGTTGATGGCGTATTCGCAGAATACGAAGAATACGGAGTTGAGGACTGCAGGATAACCGAAATAGAAGGTGAATTCATCTTAACATACAGCGCTTATTCCAGGCACGGAGTCCGTGTAGTCCTCGCTAAGACCAGGGATTTCATTTCTCTTGAAAGGGTTTCCCTTATAACTCAGTCCGACTGCAGAAATGTGGTCGTGTTTCCTGAAAAATTCGGCAAAAAATTCGCGAGGCTTGACAGGCCACATTCAGAAATATCTCCGTGGTCAATTTGGATTTCTTATTCTCCCGACCTTGTCCACTGGGGAGATTCAAAAGTCGTTATGAAACCTGGGCGTTACAGATGGGATGAACTGAAAATCGGACCCGGAGCGCCGCCTATTAAAACCAAACGCGGATGGCTGAGTATTTATCACGGCGTTTTCAAGACAATGGACGGAGCTATATACAGACTCGGTGCGGCACTGCACGACGCCGCGGATCCGTCCAAAATATTGGGCGTGTCTGATGACTGGATTTTACAGCCCGAGGATCCTTGGGAGATGACGGGTTATGTCCACAACGTAGTCTTCACTTGCGGGGCTGTCCCCGAAGAAGACGGATCGCTCAAAATATACTGGGGAGGCGCGGACACAGTCATGTGCGCGGGAGAGGCGGCGATAGAAGAAATCGTCGAAATGTGCCTTGAGAACCCGAGGAAAATGGACGATTGACCTTTCAAAAGAAACCATTGAAATGCTATTGTTTTAATAACTTCACCGTTATAGGAAAAGTTAATATTTTCTGGAACATGTCCTCTTATAAACCCAAAATAACAAGAATACAATTGCCGGGTACGAAAAATAGTACAAATTTGGAATGCGAAGAAAACACCTGTAAGGAAATTGACGATCTAGGTTGCAAGATGCAGGTACTCCTCAAGGGATCGGACGTAAGTTTTGACCAGACCTTGCTCGACATGAGCAGGTGTTCGGAATTTCAGAAGAAAGTTCTTGCCATAGAAAGCTTGACTCCGAGAGGTTTTGTGACTACATACGGCTGTTTAGCCAGAAAAATCGGCTTGCCCAGAAGTGCCAGAGCAGTCGGCAACGCGCTTAAAAACAATCCTTTTCCAATTGTCATTCCATGCCACAGAACAGTCATGTCCGACGGGTCTGTGGGCGGCTACCAGGGAGGAAAGAAAATGAAAAGAAGGCTTATCGAAATGGAAGGGGTGGATTTCGATCTCAAAAACAGAGTTGTCCTCAAAAATTTCATGTATGACATCACAAGTAATTGAAAACATCACGGAAGACGACGAAAAAGCGCTCGGACTCATGCAGCCCAGTGAATGGGGCGACATCGTGCCTTTGTTCAAGTTCTACGCTTCGAAAGAATTCTGCCGGCCTCTGGCAATTAGGGAAAATTCACAGATTGTAGGTGTAGGCACGGCGATATTCTTCGAAAAGACGGCCTGGCTCGCGCATATCATTGTCCGAGAGGACAAAAGAAACAAAGGGTTTGGGAAAAAAATACTCGACGATCTTCTTGAAACGACATTTGGTTGCGAGAGCGTCTCTCTCATCGCCACGGAGCTGGGTCTTCCTCTTTATGAAAAAGCAGGATTTCGTGAAGTTACGGAATATGTTGTTTTGGAATCCGAAAAAGCGACAGGACATACGGATTCAGCCCCCTACGTAAGGCGGTTGTCGCGGGATGACATAAAAGGCGTTCTCGCATTGGACGAAAAAATATCCGGTGAAA is a genomic window containing:
- a CDS encoding glycoside hydrolase family 130 protein, which produces MKRQTIKRFDGNPILTKKDVPYEVETVHNAGVVKRRDKYIMLFRSHRRNGRSIIGIADSLDGYHFTVREKPFIVPAVDGVFAEYEEYGVEDCRITEIEGEFILTYSAYSRHGVRVVLAKTRDFISLERVSLITQSDCRNVVVFPEKFGKKFARLDRPHSEISPWSIWISYSPDLVHWGDSKVVMKPGRYRWDELKIGPGAPPIKTKRGWLSIYHGVFKTMDGAIYRLGAALHDAADPSKILGVSDDWILQPEDPWEMTGYVHNVVFTCGAVPEEDGSLKIYWGGADTVMCAGEAAIEEIVEMCLENPRKMDD
- a CDS encoding MGMT family protein, yielding MSSYKPKITRIQLPGTKNSTNLECEENTCKEIDDLGCKMQVLLKGSDVSFDQTLLDMSRCSEFQKKVLAIESLTPRGFVTTYGCLARKIGLPRSARAVGNALKNNPFPIVIPCHRTVMSDGSVGGYQGGKKMKRRLIEMEGVDFDLKNRVVLKNFMYDITSN
- a CDS encoding GNAT family N-acetyltransferase, translating into MTSQVIENITEDDEKALGLMQPSEWGDIVPLFKFYASKEFCRPLAIRENSQIVGVGTAIFFEKTAWLAHIIVREDKRNKGFGKKILDDLLETTFGCESVSLIATELGLPLYEKAGFREVTEYVVLESEKATGHTDSAPYVRRLSRDDIKGVLALDEKISGEKRSELLLEKLCGGIVHKPENHLRGYFLPGLGEGLIFAEDDEAGEHLMKYRMSVEKKAVLPRDNVKGIDCLASYGFSKKKRVKRMIYGKEFPWHPEMVWNRIGGNFG